A stretch of Flavobacteriales bacterium DNA encodes these proteins:
- a CDS encoding TetR/AcrR family transcriptional regulator, with protein sequence MSNLHLHLRPDPALSLKDPEATELGRSMLNGGLELMNELGLEAFTFKKLADHIGCTEVSLYKYFPNKHRLLQYYFQLYWLWLRQLCGRHAEQAKDPRAGLERVVESICGVWPKGLPHVQLEPRALRKLVIEEGMKSYLHKNVDDDNARRLFLPYKELSAFVAERITDCRADVPWPRSFATTVIEMAHSLPFAMEHLPSLTELSSRKDLKLLAQHLLHRTLTYIDHAQPQKKK encoded by the coding sequence ATGAGCAACCTTCATCTTCACCTGCGGCCCGACCCGGCCCTTTCCCTGAAGGACCCCGAAGCCACGGAGCTGGGCCGATCCATGCTCAACGGCGGCTTGGAGCTCATGAACGAGCTGGGCCTGGAGGCCTTCACCTTCAAGAAGCTCGCGGACCATATCGGATGCACGGAGGTGAGCCTCTACAAGTACTTCCCCAACAAGCATCGGCTCCTGCAGTACTACTTCCAGCTCTATTGGCTCTGGCTCCGGCAGCTCTGCGGGCGTCATGCTGAGCAGGCGAAGGATCCGCGCGCGGGGCTGGAGCGCGTGGTGGAATCCATATGCGGCGTTTGGCCCAAGGGGCTCCCGCACGTGCAGCTCGAGCCGCGTGCCCTGCGCAAGCTGGTGATCGAAGAGGGCATGAAGAGCTACCTGCATAAGAATGTGGACGACGACAATGCGCGCCGCCTCTTCCTGCCTTACAAGGAGCTCAGCGCTTTCGTGGCAGAGCGCATCACCGATTGCCGCGCCGATGTGCCTTGGCCGCGATCCTTCGCCACCACGGTGATCGAGATGGCGCATTCGCTGCCCTTCGCCATGGAGCACCTGCCCTCGCTCACCGAGCTCAGCAGCCGCAAGGACCTGAAGCTGCTGGCCCAGCACCTGCTGCATCGCACCCTCACGTACATCGATCACGCACAACCCCAGAAGAAAAAATGA